From one Gracilibacillus salinarum genomic stretch:
- the ald gene encoding alanine dehydrogenase → MIIGVPKEIKNNENRVALTPTGVAQFIDNGHQVVIEKNAGTGSGFLDQEYFETGAIIEDSTDNVWNQADMILKVKEPLASEYRYFREDLILFTYLHLAAEPELANALIDSKITAIAYETIEENGKLPLLTPMSEIAGRMASQIGAQFLEKIHGGKGILLSGVPGVSRGKITVIGGGVVGTNAAKIAIGLGADVTIIDLNPDRLRELDDLFGNHIRTLISNPANIATAVTEADLVIGGVLIPGGKAPKLVSEEIVKKMSPGSVIVDVAIDQGGIVETVDHITTHDHPTYTKHGVVHYAVANMPGSVPRTATNALTNVTLPYALHIANKGLKEACKRRPSIQKGINVAKGKITHELVAKELEEALAK, encoded by the coding sequence ATGATTATTGGCGTTCCTAAGGAAATAAAAAATAATGAGAATCGTGTTGCGCTGACGCCGACAGGAGTTGCACAATTCATCGATAATGGACATCAAGTTGTCATAGAAAAGAACGCTGGTACTGGCAGTGGTTTTTTAGATCAAGAATACTTTGAAACTGGTGCAATTATCGAGGATAGCACAGACAATGTGTGGAATCAGGCTGATATGATTCTAAAAGTGAAAGAACCATTAGCATCAGAATATCGTTATTTCCGTGAAGACCTTATCCTTTTTACTTATTTACACCTAGCAGCAGAACCAGAATTAGCAAATGCTTTAATTGATTCAAAGATAACAGCTATCGCTTATGAAACCATTGAAGAGAATGGCAAACTTCCCTTGCTTACACCAATGAGCGAAATCGCCGGACGAATGGCTTCACAAATCGGTGCACAGTTTTTAGAAAAAATACATGGTGGAAAAGGGATTCTCTTATCTGGTGTACCTGGCGTCTCACGGGGTAAAATAACGGTTATTGGCGGGGGCGTTGTCGGGACTAATGCAGCCAAAATCGCCATCGGTTTAGGTGCGGATGTGACAATTATTGATCTTAATCCTGATAGATTGCGAGAGTTGGATGACTTGTTTGGCAACCACATCCGTACACTGATATCCAACCCTGCAAATATTGCCACTGCAGTGACAGAGGCTGATCTGGTAATCGGTGGCGTACTCATCCCTGGCGGTAAAGCACCGAAGCTCGTATCGGAAGAAATCGTAAAAAAAATGAGTCCTGGTTCTGTCATTGTCGATGTCGCGATTGATCAAGGCGGCATTGTCGAAACAGTCGACCACATCACCACTCACGATCACCCTACGTACACCAAACATGGTGTCGTTCATTATGCAGTAGCAAACATGCCTGGATCAGTCCCAAGAACAGCAACGAATGCACTAACCAATGTCACCCTCCCCTATGCACTCCACATTGCAAATAAAGGGCTGAAGGAAGCTTGTAAAAGACGACCATCGATTCAAAAAGGGATTAATGTAGCAAAGGGAAAAATTACACACGAGCTAGTTGCAAAAGAACTTGAGGAAGCATTGGCTAAATGA
- a CDS encoding 2-hydroxyacid dehydrogenase, which translates to MKKAKVMVYNRVSGEVQEKLKTRYNVVNYQHIDPLNHELFLADLKDTEGIIGLELPVTEKLLQQAPLLKIVCNVSTGYNNLDIEAMTKYSVMATNTPGVLEETTADAVFGILLATARRIPELHNYLRSGGWKQYLTHDQFGVNVHHKTIGIIGMGTIGSLIAKRAHGGFNMNVLYHNRTRNEDAEKKYNATYCEMNTLLTKADFICLMTPLTPSTKNLIGKREFDLMKSSAIFINGSRGATVDETALIEALKQKKIRAAGLDVYRQEPVNHDNELLQLTNVVTTPHIGSSTYETELAMSRLAAQNLIEGLSGKKPANLINKELFIQTEGNEYEI; encoded by the coding sequence ATGAAAAAAGCGAAAGTAATGGTGTATAATCGTGTGTCCGGGGAAGTCCAGGAAAAACTTAAAACACGTTACAACGTCGTAAACTACCAACATATCGATCCTCTAAACCATGAATTATTCCTAGCTGATTTAAAAGACACGGAAGGAATTATCGGTCTTGAACTCCCAGTAACCGAAAAATTATTACAACAGGCACCGCTTTTAAAGATTGTATGTAATGTGTCGACCGGTTATAACAATCTGGACATCGAAGCGATGACAAAATACAGCGTGATGGCTACAAACACGCCTGGTGTGCTCGAGGAAACAACTGCTGATGCAGTGTTTGGGATTTTGCTGGCAACTGCCAGACGCATTCCGGAACTTCACAATTATTTACGGAGCGGTGGCTGGAAACAGTATCTGACGCATGATCAATTCGGCGTCAATGTCCACCACAAAACAATAGGCATTATTGGGATGGGTACGATTGGCTCACTTATCGCCAAACGAGCGCACGGCGGATTCAACATGAATGTACTCTATCACAATCGCACACGTAACGAAGACGCAGAAAAGAAATACAACGCAACCTACTGTGAAATGAATACGTTATTAACGAAAGCAGATTTCATTTGCTTAATGACGCCCTTAACACCAAGCACGAAAAATTTAATCGGGAAACGGGAATTTGATTTAATGAAAAGCTCTGCTATCTTTATCAATGGTTCCCGAGGAGCAACAGTTGATGAAACCGCACTAATTGAAGCCTTAAAGCAGAAAAAAATTCGGGCTGCTGGTTTGGATGTATACCGGCAAGAACCAGTAAACCATGACAATGAATTACTCCAGCTAACAAACGTCGTTACCACACCACACATTGGATCCTCTACCTATGAAACAGAATTAGCCATGTCGAGACTAGCCGCTCAAAACCTGATCGAAGGGTTAAGCGGAAAGAAGCCTGCCAATTTAATCAATAAAGAACTTTTCATTCAAACGGAGGGAAATGAATATGAAATTTAA
- the ald gene encoding alanine dehydrogenase, whose amino-acid sequence MIIGVPKEIKDNENRVGLTPAGVQMYKQAGHEVWIEQNAGEGSGFTDLEYTEAGAVIFESASKVWTAEMVIKVKEPLPSEYDYFYEGLILYTYLHLAAEPALTKALIDKGVQAVAYETIQLEDGSLPLLTPMSEVAGRMSVQIGARFLEKSNGGKGILPGGVPGVAKAKVTIIGGGIVGTNAAKIALGLGASVTILDINVQRLRQLDDLFNGQVQTMVSNSYNIASAVKQADLLIGAVLIPGTRAPQLVTEEMVKTMDKGSVIVDVAIDQGGSIATIDHITTHSAPTYERHGVVHYAVANMPGAVSRTSTIALTNVTGPYGLEIANKGLEKAVIENPVLTKGVNTMNGIVTYRAVADAHNYTYQRVEAQLNMMSAVSL is encoded by the coding sequence ATGATTATTGGTGTACCAAAAGAAATTAAAGACAATGAAAATCGCGTAGGACTTACGCCAGCAGGGGTTCAAATGTATAAACAGGCAGGTCACGAAGTATGGATCGAACAGAATGCCGGTGAAGGCAGCGGCTTTACTGACCTGGAGTATACTGAGGCAGGAGCAGTGATTTTTGAAAGTGCAAGTAAGGTATGGACAGCAGAAATGGTAATAAAGGTGAAGGAACCATTACCATCAGAATATGACTATTTTTATGAAGGATTAATTTTATATACGTACTTGCATTTGGCTGCAGAACCAGCACTGACCAAGGCATTAATTGACAAAGGTGTGCAAGCTGTTGCTTATGAAACGATCCAGTTAGAAGACGGTTCACTACCACTTTTAACACCTATGAGTGAAGTGGCTGGACGAATGTCCGTTCAAATCGGTGCCCGCTTTTTGGAAAAGTCTAACGGTGGAAAAGGGATCCTGCCAGGCGGGGTACCTGGTGTAGCGAAAGCAAAAGTCACGATAATCGGTGGAGGAATCGTTGGTACCAATGCTGCTAAAATCGCACTAGGATTAGGCGCAAGTGTTACAATCCTCGATATTAATGTTCAGCGTCTTCGTCAATTAGATGACCTGTTTAATGGCCAAGTACAGACGATGGTATCCAATTCTTATAATATCGCTTCAGCTGTTAAACAAGCCGATTTGTTGATCGGAGCAGTATTAATTCCAGGGACACGTGCACCACAGCTCGTAACCGAAGAAATGGTAAAAACAATGGACAAAGGATCTGTTATTGTCGATGTCGCGATCGATCAAGGTGGTTCAATAGCAACAATTGATCACATTACGACACACAGTGCCCCAACCTATGAGCGACATGGTGTTGTTCATTATGCTGTAGCTAATATGCCTGGTGCCGTATCGAGAACCTCAACGATTGCATTAACGAATGTTACCGGTCCGTATGGTTTAGAAATTGCCAATAAAGGGCTTGAAAAAGCTGTAATTGAGAACCCAGTATTAACCAAAGGTGTAAATACGATGAATGGTATTGTTACTTATCGTGCGGTAGCAGATGCTCACAATTATACGTATCAACGTGTAGAAGCACAATTAAATATGATGTCAGCTGTTTCGTTGTAA
- a CDS encoding GntR family transcriptional regulator, with translation MNDNNKLVQKPLSEVISEEIRKRIWNGEIEFGERLYEASLAEEFGVSRSSLREALQTLEFEGLLENKARRGTFVIKHSDEDVREIMEVRAILETQAFINASEVMTAEDFEQLSNIIDEMKKLDKTDDWNAMFDLDLKFHLFVVHLCNNSRIVKMYDLIQVQIRTFLSELDTYYKQNKELFYKEHEDLFQALQVQDKSLIELSVRRHIYHGANRP, from the coding sequence ATGAATGATAATAATAAACTAGTTCAAAAACCGCTCAGCGAAGTGATATCAGAAGAGATCAGGAAACGGATTTGGAATGGGGAAATTGAGTTTGGTGAGCGACTTTATGAAGCGAGTCTGGCCGAGGAATTTGGGGTAAGCAGAAGTTCACTGAGAGAAGCATTGCAAACATTGGAGTTCGAGGGTTTACTGGAGAATAAGGCAAGAAGAGGTACCTTTGTTATTAAACATAGTGATGAAGATGTTCGTGAGATTATGGAAGTTCGGGCTATTCTCGAAACACAGGCATTTATCAATGCATCAGAGGTGATGACAGCAGAAGATTTCGAGCAATTAAGTAACATTATCGATGAAATGAAAAAACTCGATAAGACGGATGATTGGAATGCGATGTTTGATCTGGATTTGAAATTTCATTTGTTTGTCGTTCATTTGTGTAACAACTCGCGGATTGTGAAGATGTATGATCTCATTCAAGTTCAAATACGCACCTTTTTATCTGAATTGGATACGTATTATAAGCAAAACAAAGAATTGTTCTACAAGGAACATGAAGATTTATTTCAAGCCTTACAGGTACAGGATAAATCTTTGATTGAATTATCTGTCAGAAGACATATTTACCACGGCGCTAACCGTCCGTAA
- a CDS encoding aldehyde dehydrogenase family protein — MGTTSITEEKEMETINPATKEKLGALRIINEKEINQKIESAEQAQKVWRKTSAPNRGDVLLELATLIEQEKEGLTQLLVDEAGKCTAQAAGEVDRTTSILRFLAGEGARLTGTTIPSTDINIMAYSVQRPLGVVGIITPWNVPLAIPVWKIAPALVAGNAVVWKPAPQTILIAEKLQEIFDASSLPEGLVQMVIAPGPEVGKKFAEHETIKAVSFTGSTDTGRIINQMVAPRGIRFQAEMGGKNPFIIMPDANLERAAADVIAGGLLDGGQRCTATSRIFVHQSVHQAFRKELTKQLANVRVGNPHDALSIMGPVVDEQQYRTVRSYIQSGIDEQLDLAFGGLPPAVEENKGYFIQPTLFDHVTQESKLAQEEIFGPVLVMIPFDDFDACLEQANDIRYGLSSSIYTQNIDWALQYVEEIESGLVHINLPSAYSEPQMPFGGIKATGIGGFRELGQHAVSFYTEWKTIYARK; from the coding sequence ATGGGAACGACGAGCATTACAGAAGAGAAAGAAATGGAAACTATTAATCCAGCTACGAAAGAAAAGCTTGGCGCATTACGAATAATCAATGAAAAAGAGATCAATCAAAAGATCGAGTCAGCAGAACAAGCCCAAAAGGTTTGGCGAAAAACATCTGCACCAAACCGAGGCGATGTCTTACTTGAATTGGCAACGCTGATCGAACAAGAAAAAGAAGGACTAACCCAATTATTAGTCGATGAGGCTGGGAAGTGTACGGCACAGGCAGCAGGAGAAGTAGACCGTACCACATCGATCTTGAGATTTTTAGCCGGTGAAGGGGCAAGGTTGACAGGTACTACCATCCCATCAACAGACATTAACATCATGGCTTATTCTGTGCAACGTCCGTTAGGGGTTGTCGGAATTATTACACCTTGGAATGTACCACTCGCGATTCCAGTTTGGAAAATCGCACCGGCATTAGTTGCTGGAAATGCTGTCGTCTGGAAGCCGGCACCACAAACGATCTTAATTGCAGAGAAGCTTCAGGAAATATTTGATGCCAGTTCACTACCAGAGGGATTAGTGCAAATGGTGATTGCGCCAGGACCAGAGGTAGGGAAAAAATTTGCTGAGCACGAAACGATCAAAGCAGTATCTTTTACTGGTTCGACGGATACTGGAAGAATCATTAACCAAATGGTCGCACCTAGAGGGATCAGGTTCCAGGCTGAAATGGGTGGGAAAAATCCTTTTATCATTATGCCGGACGCTAATCTCGAGCGAGCAGCAGCTGATGTGATCGCTGGTGGGCTGTTGGATGGTGGCCAGCGTTGTACGGCAACGAGCAGAATTTTTGTTCATCAGTCTGTTCATCAAGCGTTTCGAAAAGAGCTTACGAAACAGCTAGCTAATGTTCGTGTCGGTAACCCACATGATGCGTTATCTATTATGGGACCTGTCGTCGATGAACAGCAATATCGTACTGTTCGATCCTATATTCAATCAGGGATCGATGAACAGCTTGACCTGGCCTTCGGTGGATTGCCGCCTGCAGTAGAAGAGAATAAGGGCTATTTCATCCAGCCTACTTTATTTGACCATGTCACACAGGAAAGTAAACTCGCACAGGAAGAAATTTTTGGACCTGTTCTTGTTATGATTCCGTTTGATGATTTTGATGCTTGTCTAGAACAAGCAAATGACATTCGCTATGGGCTTTCATCTAGTATTTACACACAAAACATTGATTGGGCATTGCAATACGTGGAAGAAATAGAATCAGGCTTAGTCCATATAAACTTACCTTCCGCATACAGTGAACCACAAATGCCATTTGGAGGGATTAAAGCAACAGGAATTGGCGGTTTTAGAGAACTAGGCCAACATGCTGTTTCCTTCTATACAGAATGGAAAACCATTTACGCTCGTAAGTAA
- a CDS encoding aspartate aminotransferase family protein, producing the protein MNMKFNTDNLFRKDEQYVWHAMKKYNPDATMITKKADGVWITDINDNRYLDGMAGLWCVNVGYGRPEIADVASEQLKEMSYYPLMNSHLPAIELSEKLNEWLGDDYVIFFSNSGSEANETALKITRQYFHQIGEPSKHKVVSRYRSYHGSTIATLAAGGQMQRAYKYEPLAQGFLHVAPPDCYRSGFHREDGTCCIEAANDIDKVMTWEMSETIGAVIMEPIITGGGVLVPHDSYMKRVKEICEKHGALLICDEVICGFGRTGKQFGFKHYDVQPDIVTMAKGLTSGYMPLAATAVKREIYEAFTTTDDYDHFRHVNTFGGSPAACAVALKNLEIIEEEQLIQNAESLGEWLLHELQPLMDHPNVGDIRGKGLVAGIELVKDKTTKEPIEEERAASIVKMCKEQHILIGKTSDTVAGFNNIITMSPPLSITQDELQLMIDALKMAIAKL; encoded by the coding sequence ATGAATATGAAATTTAACACGGATAATCTCTTTCGTAAAGATGAGCAGTATGTATGGCATGCTATGAAGAAATATAATCCAGATGCAACAATGATCACAAAAAAAGCGGATGGCGTCTGGATAACAGACATTAACGATAATAGATACCTAGATGGAATGGCTGGATTATGGTGTGTGAATGTCGGATATGGCCGACCGGAAATCGCCGATGTCGCCAGTGAGCAGCTTAAGGAAATGTCTTACTATCCATTAATGAATAGTCATTTACCCGCCATAGAATTAAGCGAGAAGCTCAACGAATGGCTAGGCGATGATTATGTGATTTTCTTTTCTAATAGTGGTTCTGAAGCGAATGAAACGGCATTAAAGATAACGAGACAATATTTCCATCAAATAGGTGAACCTAGTAAACACAAAGTTGTGTCCAGATACCGTTCTTACCATGGAAGTACCATTGCTACACTCGCAGCTGGTGGTCAGATGCAGCGCGCCTATAAATATGAACCGTTAGCACAAGGATTCTTACATGTAGCTCCTCCTGATTGTTATCGAAGTGGCTTCCACCGAGAAGATGGAACGTGTTGTATCGAAGCTGCCAACGATATAGATAAAGTGATGACTTGGGAAATGAGTGAAACAATTGGTGCAGTCATCATGGAACCGATCATTACAGGTGGAGGCGTTCTTGTTCCTCATGATAGTTACATGAAACGAGTCAAAGAGATTTGTGAGAAGCATGGCGCATTATTGATCTGTGATGAAGTTATTTGTGGATTCGGCCGAACCGGTAAACAATTTGGATTTAAACATTATGACGTGCAGCCTGATATTGTCACGATGGCGAAAGGATTAACAAGTGGATATATGCCTCTTGCCGCCACTGCAGTCAAACGAGAAATCTATGAAGCTTTTACTACCACTGACGATTATGATCATTTTCGTCATGTTAATACATTTGGCGGAAGTCCTGCTGCGTGTGCAGTAGCTTTGAAAAACCTTGAAATCATCGAAGAAGAACAGCTGATTCAAAACGCTGAATCACTTGGTGAATGGCTATTGCATGAACTACAGCCTTTAATGGATCACCCGAATGTAGGAGATATCCGCGGAAAAGGATTAGTTGCTGGTATTGAATTAGTGAAAGATAAAACGACAAAAGAACCAATAGAAGAGGAACGGGCAGCAAGCATTGTGAAAATGTGTAAAGAACAGCATATATTAATAGGCAAGACTAGTGATACTGTTGCTGGATTTAATAATATTATTACTATGTCTCCGCCGCTTTCCATTACCCAGGATGAACTCCAACTAATGATTGATGCATTGAAAATGGCAATCGCCAAATTATAA
- a CDS encoding aminotransferase, producing the protein MVGTLIKTEQKQEHLWHALNRFNPETRPMVVSHGEGAWFTAESGEKYFDGVSGLWCLNLGHGQKEIVEAAANTMMNLSYSPLTLSHQPAIDLSAKISETLGASYKTFFANSGSEANETAFKIARQYHKQNGNPEKYKIISRYRAYHGTTLGALSATAQANRRMKYDPGVPGFLHVVPPYSYRCMFDKGGEGSDLIAADMLEQTIVWEGEETVAAVIMEPIISGGGVLVPSPKYLQRVQAICEKYDVLLIMDEVVSGFGRTGKMFGFMHSEGVQPDIVTMAKGLTSGYLPLGATAVQSYIYEKFKGDDQHDHFRHVSTYGGHPASCAVALKNIEIIEREQIVDRVEKLGNQILDRLRQLENLPYVGECRRAGFLCGIELVENKLTKAPASDEKVDFVIQECKKKGIIIGKNGDTVPGYSNVLIIAPPLISKEEDLQWVVDVVTEAIQKLV; encoded by the coding sequence ATGGTAGGTACATTAATTAAAACAGAACAGAAACAAGAACATTTATGGCATGCATTAAATAGATTCAATCCTGAAACACGACCAATGGTAGTTTCTCATGGTGAAGGAGCATGGTTTACAGCAGAATCAGGTGAAAAATATTTTGATGGCGTATCAGGACTTTGGTGCTTGAATTTAGGGCATGGACAGAAAGAAATCGTAGAGGCTGCTGCAAATACAATGATGAATCTTTCCTATTCACCATTAACATTAAGCCATCAGCCGGCCATCGATCTATCAGCAAAAATTAGTGAAACATTAGGCGCATCCTATAAAACATTTTTTGCAAATAGTGGTTCTGAAGCAAATGAAACAGCGTTTAAAATCGCACGCCAATACCATAAACAAAATGGTAATCCAGAGAAGTATAAGATCATTTCTCGCTATCGTGCCTATCACGGTACGACATTAGGTGCATTGAGTGCAACAGCTCAGGCGAACCGACGGATGAAGTATGATCCAGGTGTACCAGGCTTTTTACATGTTGTCCCACCATACAGTTATCGTTGTATGTTTGATAAGGGAGGAGAGGGATCTGATTTAATTGCAGCAGATATGTTAGAGCAAACCATCGTCTGGGAAGGTGAAGAAACAGTAGCTGCTGTCATTATGGAACCTATTATTTCTGGTGGAGGTGTCCTTGTACCTTCGCCGAAATATTTGCAACGAGTGCAAGCTATTTGTGAGAAATATGATGTGCTGCTAATTATGGATGAAGTCGTCTCCGGTTTCGGACGTACCGGGAAAATGTTCGGATTTATGCATTCAGAGGGAGTCCAACCTGATATCGTCACGATGGCGAAGGGGTTAACGAGCGGTTATTTACCACTTGGTGCAACAGCTGTTCAATCGTATATTTACGAAAAGTTTAAAGGAGATGACCAACACGATCATTTCCGTCATGTTTCTACCTACGGAGGTCACCCAGCTTCATGTGCGGTAGCCTTAAAGAATATCGAAATTATTGAACGAGAGCAAATTGTTGATCGTGTCGAAAAACTTGGCAATCAAATACTTGACAGACTTCGTCAGCTTGAGAACCTCCCATACGTCGGTGAATGCCGTCGCGCCGGATTCCTTTGTGGTATTGAATTGGTGGAAAACAAATTAACAAAAGCACCAGCATCAGATGAGAAAGTCGATTTTGTTATCCAGGAGTGTAAGAAAAAAGGGATCATCATCGGTAAGAATGGCGATACAGTACCAGGCTACAGCAACGTCCTGATCATCGCTCCACCGCTGATATCGAAAGAAGAAGACTTGCAATGGGTCGTAGATGTGGTAACCGAAGCAATACAAAAATTAGTTTAA
- a CDS encoding sodium/glutamate symporter yields the protein MIAFGLASIMLCLGVIGRAKIPFFKNMLVPASVIGGILGIVVMNVGMDSVSDPGVFTTIVTHLFTLSFISIGLTNVRKSKESKGSKGKEIAKGALGMGILWTLLYALTPAVGIVIILAIGGQFNMDPFYGLLIPFAFTQGPGQAATFGTIFEQQYGIENAAMVGMTFAAIGFIFCFLVGVPLAKYGLKKGLAKNFGQAKIDQAVERGYYVKSEQEKSLGKETIYSGNMDTMTFHFAIMGVCYIMALGLSWLMSFVPGIGASMSAMLFVHGLVAAYIVKAMMKKLGIDYLLNNTFQSKITGWATDYLIVCSFMAVQFSIIGEWLIPILIESIIITVVTVLVVVYFGQRLGGEDDFGRTLGLFGAATATTPSGIALVRMIDPSLKSATPVELGMMNVFMTFSFVTVLTIMGIGGGTLSMTIGILLLIAPIPVYLIILKIFKVWGKKTYQFNTKVEPVLEKKKSAV from the coding sequence ATGATTGCTTTTGGTTTAGCCAGCATTATGTTGTGTCTTGGTGTCATAGGAAGAGCGAAAATACCATTTTTTAAAAATATGTTAGTGCCGGCAAGTGTTATTGGAGGAATTCTTGGGATTGTTGTAATGAATGTTGGAATGGATAGTGTATCTGATCCTGGCGTATTCACAACGATTGTTACACATTTATTTACATTATCTTTTATTTCAATCGGTTTAACAAATGTCCGGAAATCAAAAGAATCTAAAGGTTCAAAAGGAAAAGAAATTGCAAAAGGTGCGCTTGGAATGGGGATCCTATGGACACTACTTTATGCACTGACGCCGGCTGTTGGTATAGTAATCATTTTGGCAATTGGTGGACAGTTTAATATGGATCCGTTTTATGGCTTATTAATTCCATTTGCTTTTACACAAGGACCTGGACAGGCGGCAACGTTTGGTACTATTTTTGAACAGCAGTATGGTATTGAGAATGCAGCGATGGTGGGGATGACGTTTGCAGCAATCGGATTTATTTTTTGTTTCTTAGTAGGTGTCCCTCTTGCGAAATATGGATTGAAGAAAGGCTTAGCTAAGAATTTTGGCCAGGCGAAAATTGATCAGGCAGTAGAAAGAGGTTATTACGTCAAAAGTGAACAAGAAAAATCTCTTGGAAAAGAGACGATATATAGCGGCAATATGGATACTATGACCTTCCACTTTGCGATCATGGGAGTCTGTTACATTATGGCCTTAGGCTTGTCATGGCTGATGTCGTTTGTTCCAGGGATCGGTGCAAGTATGAGTGCAATGTTATTCGTTCATGGTTTGGTGGCAGCTTATATTGTAAAAGCAATGATGAAAAAATTAGGTATTGATTATCTGCTTAACAATACATTTCAATCTAAAATTACTGGTTGGGCGACAGATTATTTAATTGTTTGTTCCTTTATGGCAGTACAATTCAGTATTATAGGTGAATGGCTTATACCCATATTAATAGAGTCAATTATTATCACGGTCGTTACCGTTTTGGTTGTTGTCTATTTTGGTCAACGTCTAGGAGGCGAGGACGATTTTGGCAGAACGTTAGGATTGTTTGGAGCTGCAACGGCAACAACACCAAGTGGCATTGCATTAGTCAGAATGATCGATCCTTCACTTAAATCAGCAACACCAGTCGAATTAGGAATGATGAATGTGTTTATGACATTTTCGTTTGTAACGGTATTGACCATTATGGGAATCGGTGGTGGAACGTTATCCATGACAATAGGAATCTTACTATTAATTGCCCCAATTCCAGTCTATTTAATTATTTTAAAAATATTTAAAGTCTGGGGTAAGAAAACATATCAATTTAATACGAAGGTTGAACCGGTTTTAGAAAAGAAAAAGTCAGCGGTGTAA
- a CDS encoding sulfite exporter TauE/SafE family protein → MTELVVILCVFAFISGLMKVGFGFGAGIVLNPILTLFMPSAKSVGLLAPILWFSNVNGVRSHWKSINKKLFYQMLPLAVIGTLIGSLILTVVPDDIIRRGIGVLSIICGFSLWNASRKSDKKVQKRTIHPVITKLIRQVSAFLSGLIGAAANSGGIPLSVLFSQEKMSKQAFTANIIVLLAIMDTLKIIFYIGFDVIAFQDLLLAFIYIPLIILGGYVGKWLNHLLAERVFFHVIHGLIFFMGYIY, encoded by the coding sequence ATGACAGAGTTGGTAGTGATTCTATGTGTGTTTGCCTTTATCAGTGGACTTATGAAAGTGGGCTTCGGGTTTGGTGCCGGAATTGTACTGAACCCGATTCTAACCTTATTTATGCCATCAGCGAAATCAGTCGGTTTACTTGCACCAATATTATGGTTTAGCAATGTCAATGGCGTTCGGTCACATTGGAAATCAATTAATAAAAAACTATTTTATCAAATGCTTCCATTGGCAGTGATCGGTACTTTAATAGGAAGCTTAATACTAACCGTTGTACCGGATGACATCATCCGAAGAGGGATTGGCGTATTATCCATTATTTGTGGTTTTAGCCTTTGGAATGCTTCTCGTAAGTCAGACAAGAAAGTTCAGAAGCGGACCATACATCCAGTCATCACCAAGCTAATTCGACAAGTTAGCGCCTTTCTATCAGGATTAATTGGAGCCGCAGCAAATTCTGGCGGGATCCCATTATCGGTTCTCTTTTCTCAGGAAAAGATGAGTAAACAGGCGTTTACGGCCAATATTATTGTATTACTGGCAATTATGGATACATTGAAGATCATCTTTTACATTGGTTTCGATGTCATTGCATTTCAAGATTTATTACTAGCATTTATCTACATTCCTTTAATCATTTTAGGAGGCTATGTGGGAAAATGGCTTAATCATTTATTAGCAGAAAGAGTTTTCTTTCATGTGATTCACGGACTAATCTTTTTTATGGGATATATCTATTAA